taaatgtttataaacAGTCTGACCCTGATGTGTTCAGGAGCAGCTGGTTTTTTGTGGCGCTGCAGTAAACCTGCAGCATTGAAGCTTCAACAGAAACTTttcacaaacaaacttttattCATGTGAACTTTCACCAATGAAACAAGCTCATAAAGCAGCgaaacaaacagctgtctgGTCGCCGTGATGTCACAGCCGGACAGTCACCTGAAAGAGCAGCAGACAGCGCGAGCTCTGATCGGACCTTcagcaacaggaagtgagcGAGCCAAGTAAGAACAGGAAGGGGCGGGGTCTCTGTGAGAAGGCGGGGCCTCAGAGGAAGGCGTCACACCACTCCTTCAGGCACTGAGCGCAGGATCCGGCCTGCCGGCTGTTCGCTCCGCTGGCGTCTTTCAGCCACTCGGCGAACAGATCCGTGTCTTTCTTCAGGAGGAGGAACTGACCGAGAACCACGAAGGCCTGAAAACACGCAGAGAACACgcaacacatcaaacacacaacacgTCAAACACGCAACACgtcaaacacatcaaacacaccaAACACGCAACACgtcaaacacatcaaacacgcAACACgtcaaacacatcaaacacgcAACACGTCAAACACGCAACATGTCAAACACgtcaaacacatcaaacacgcaacatgtcaaacacatcaaacacgcAACAcgtcaaaaacacatcaaacacgcAACACATCAAACACgtcaaacacatcaaacacgcAACACgtcaaacacatcaaacacacaacatgtcaaacacatcaaacacgcAACACgtcaaacacatcaaacacacaacacgtcaaacacatcaaacacacaacatgtcaaacacaaacacgtcaaacacatcaaacacgcAACACgtcaaacacatcaaacacatcaaacacgcAACACgtcaaacacatcaaacacccAACACgtcaaacacatcaaacacgcAACACGTCAAACACGTCAAACACAAACGCGTGATAAAAGAAACACGTGTAGCAGGTTGAGTAATATCTATCTGATTTGACGttgaagcttcagataaacttgaaACAGATTCTAACAGAAGCAGGACTGTGGATTTGTCTCCATCATCAGTTCATTATGAAGGATCTTCTAACGGAGGAATGATTACTGGTTTCCAGACTGGTTTCCAGACTGGTTCCCACCTTATCGAAGCCCTGCTGCTCCAGCTTCTTGCCCAGTATCTCTCCGATCCCCGACAGACTCGTCACTGGTTTGTCTCCCATCGGTTCGCCCACAAAGTCTCGATGTTTCTGAGACGTAGTCGACATCCTGCCGAACAACGAGTCGGTCAGACCAGCAGCCAATGAAAACACTCCGACTACACATCAGCTGATGTAAACAACATGACGACAAAAAGCTTCTAGGAAACGTCCTGACAACTAATTTATAACCATCAGTTAACAGCAGAGACGCATGTTCATTTACGGTTTAATACGTTAAACTTTATTaagaatgtttgtttcacattAACAACtaagaataaaacaaatataaccaACAATAAACcgacaaaaacaaactgcagcagcgtaaaataaagtttcatctgtagttttaatgttaaatttCATCTGAACTGTTGCAGAATAAGAAAAACCTTCAAATCTCGTTTATTATGAACTGaagatcaattaatcaattagtgaACCAACAGTTGGTACCGATGACGTGCCAATAAcatcgtgcatccctaattatTGATcgatatataatattattacagtattaaagtattaaataGCTTGTAAACCACATAATGAGCCTCCAAATGAAATTAAGttgattgatggttttattaGTTCTGATCAATGAATAAACAGCAATAATGCagattaattatatatatatatatatatatatatatatatatatatatatgtatacatacatacatacatacacacacacacacgtatatgtttgatgttgttttgtatgtttcagGTTTGGTTTCATGTATTTAAGatatttcagagggaatttGATGGTTTTTTTTGAAAGGTCGTATATTGTTATTTATGGATCTGTTAGTGTGAATGTATGTTATTgattaataatcatcatcatcatcatcgtcagtCTGAAGAACAGGAAGGACGAACTGATCAGATTCTGATTCATAATTAATCTTGTCTGTGATATTGATCACTGATCATTGATCCTTCCATTCACTCAGATCCTGATTAACTTTTCCGTCATCAATCATCATGTTTGGATTATTAGAAGATTTTTTCTCCTTCTGATAAAAATCAACTTGATGCTGATCAATGCTTCTCTCGTTGATATTATTGATACGTTTATAGATGTAAActgataaaacataataaatataaattcatcCTGTCAGATTAATAAAGTTCATCGTAGTTTAGAGGATTGATTCAGTATCAGAGGTTTTACTGATCAATACAGCAGTGATCAGTTATTGGTGCATCGAATCTGCCAATAACCAATAATCAATTCTAGATAAAACTGTCATGATTTGGATGTTTGTCTCTTTAAAAGGTCATGAAGGCATAAAATAGTTGCAGAAGTTACCAGTACAACCAGTTAAACCAGTACAACCAGTTAGACCAGTTAGACCTGTACAGTGTTAACtttgtaacatttatttactgactgAGGTGATTTTCCATCAGACTCTGAGAacggtgacctctgacctttacTACACATCCATCAGTTACTGGTCTTCATGATCTACGTGGTCTCACTGGTCTCACTGGTCTTACTGGTCTCACTGGTCTTACTGGTCTTAGTAGTCCAGCTGGATTTTCAGCcacagtttttcttcttcctgcaGGAAGtgaagtttcttcttctttgtttgttttccagacTGTAAACTGCTGATGTCATAACGTCTGcgttcttcttctctcctcctgaTACGATGAACCGAGtcgacatcatcatcatcatcatcttcatcatcatcttcttcatcatcttcatcatcatcttcatcatcttttcGGTTTGATTTTGaggtttttcttcttgttccagCAGCGTTTGAACCTTCCTGCTTCCCGTACTTCCTGTTCGCCGGCGTTTCCTGTTTCCAGGTGTGAGTCCAGCTGCATCCAGATGTTGAACAGCGCTGGTGAACCAGATTCTTGCGTACagtgtttaattatttatatttatttattattaataatcttattctgttattttattataatctgtgtaacaaacatCTTTAAATCCATTTTAACATCAGTTGCCATTAAAACACTTTAATACCTGTGATTTGTTTGAAAGCTGATatagaaataaagtttgattgattgattgattgattgattgacagacTTCTTACAGCCTCAGTTTGTGCTGGAGCCAGCTGGCTGTTTCCATGGAGACAGGAGCAG
This genomic stretch from Thunnus albacares chromosome 14, fThuAlb1.1, whole genome shotgun sequence harbors:
- the LOC122996668 gene encoding barrier-to-autointegration factor-like encodes the protein MSTTSQKHRDFVGEPMGDKPVTSLSGIGEILGKKLEQQGFDKAFVVLGQFLLLKKDTDLFAEWLKDASGANSRQAGSCAQCLKEWCDAFL